The following coding sequences are from one Abditibacteriaceae bacterium window:
- the dacB gene encoding D-alanyl-D-alanine carboxypeptidase/D-alanyl-D-alanine-endopeptidase, protein MKKWLLLCLLVCRVASAQTLSPETTAKLQALVEDKTLTDARIGVSVLALGKAANAQSFPSQAFAAPKELFARDANKRFTPASNMKLYTAALALKVLGPNRKFTTRVRAQGQIKNGTLFGTLLLEGAGDPSLDFADLNNLAQQVRAAGIRRIEQRNPVLARSGRYRNGGIAENIYDLYPDGWTLDDARWYYGPEVTLLSLHRNQIDVTITGGDKTGDPASAALEEGDSGIGLNTVSDEAAGSIIDVDVKTGTGAATNQDPEDFLRVERMLGTSSDLLLSIIKISGVVAPKQKVTVGLAVPLVSDWAAQAFTNELRKVGVQIPDTDAEHLPGVTLVQGPVVASHESPPVSVLLNKFLKSSDNLYGELLLRLAARADLSQKGKSLNTNLAAHGHELLRNYLQSENIDTISLRFSDGSGLSRYNLLTPHATSQLLAAAERLPGAQSFWDALPIAGIDGTLRRRMMGTPAQNNARAKTGTFSIVSSLSGYVTTRDGTRCAVSVLTNFASGNEARRVQNAIFETLADATLAP, encoded by the coding sequence ATGAAAAAATGGTTGCTGCTTTGTTTGCTTGTTTGTCGCGTTGCATCCGCACAAACACTGTCGCCGGAAACGACGGCCAAACTTCAAGCCCTCGTTGAGGACAAAACGCTCACCGATGCGCGCATTGGCGTTTCGGTTCTCGCGCTTGGCAAAGCCGCCAACGCCCAAAGTTTTCCATCGCAAGCCTTTGCTGCCCCGAAAGAATTGTTTGCCCGCGACGCGAACAAGCGCTTCACGCCCGCTTCCAACATGAAGCTTTACACGGCGGCGCTGGCCTTAAAAGTTCTGGGGCCGAATCGGAAGTTCACCACGCGAGTGCGCGCCCAAGGGCAGATTAAAAATGGCACTCTGTTTGGCACTTTGCTTCTTGAAGGTGCAGGCGACCCCTCGCTCGATTTCGCTGATTTAAACAATCTCGCGCAGCAGGTTAGAGCGGCGGGAATCCGTCGGATTGAACAAAGGAATCCTGTATTGGCTCGGAGCGGGCGGTATCGCAACGGCGGCATTGCCGAAAATATCTACGATCTTTATCCCGATGGCTGGACGCTCGACGATGCGCGCTGGTATTACGGGCCAGAAGTCACGTTGCTTTCACTGCACCGCAACCAGATTGACGTGACGATTACTGGAGGTGACAAAACAGGAGACCCAGCATCGGCGGCCTTGGAAGAAGGTGACTCTGGCATTGGGCTTAATACCGTTTCCGATGAAGCGGCTGGAAGCATCATTGATGTTGACGTGAAAACGGGGACGGGAGCGGCCACAAATCAAGACCCTGAAGACTTTCTCCGTGTAGAGCGCATGCTTGGTACCTCAAGCGATCTTCTGCTGTCAATTATAAAAATTAGCGGCGTGGTTGCTCCTAAGCAAAAGGTCACTGTGGGCTTGGCTGTGCCCTTGGTGAGTGATTGGGCGGCGCAGGCGTTTACCAATGAACTGAGAAAAGTGGGCGTGCAAATACCGGACACCGATGCTGAACATCTCCCGGGCGTGACTCTGGTGCAGGGGCCTGTGGTTGCCTCACACGAATCACCTCCCGTGAGTGTGCTGTTAAATAAATTTCTAAAATCCTCCGACAACCTTTATGGCGAATTGCTGCTGCGCCTCGCGGCGCGTGCCGATTTGTCGCAAAAAGGCAAAAGCCTGAACACGAATCTTGCGGCACACGGACACGAACTTCTGCGCAACTATTTGCAAAGCGAAAACATCGATACCATAAGTCTGCGTTTTTCGGATGGCTCGGGCCTCAGTCGTTATAACCTGCTGACGCCGCACGCGACTTCGCAACTTCTGGCTGCTGCCGAGCGTTTGCCCGGCGCGCAAAGTTTCTGGGACGCGTTACCAATTGCCGGAATCGACGGCACCTTGCGCCGCCGCATGATGGGAACTCCGGCGCAAAACAATGCGCGTGCTAAAACCGGCACCTTTTCGATTGTCAGCAGTCTTTCGGGTTATGTCACCACGCGAGATGGCACGCGTTGTGCGGTTTCGGTGCTGACCAACTTTGCTTCTGGCAACGAAGCGCGCCGGGTGCAGAACGCAATTTTTGAAACTTTAGCCGATGCAACGCTGGCGCCCTGA
- a CDS encoding MgtC/SapB family protein, producing MNAIWQIIVEEFTAEIPDARSLIRASIRLTLALVLSACIGFERERGGKSAGLRTHILVGLGSALFVLALDQNNDAEISRVVQGVAAGIGFIGGGVILKLEAEKRVRGLTTAASIWLTSAVGVAAGAGHLGAALVALVFSLFVLTFVLRWEDYLERKQRQRQLVIDPTSPESKPSQEDA from the coding sequence ATGAACGCCATCTGGCAAATTATCGTGGAAGAATTTACGGCGGAGATTCCCGACGCGCGCAGCTTAATCCGCGCGTCCATACGCCTCACTTTGGCACTCGTCCTGTCGGCGTGCATCGGCTTTGAGCGTGAGCGCGGTGGCAAATCGGCGGGACTGCGAACGCACATTTTGGTTGGCTTGGGTTCGGCCCTTTTTGTATTGGCTCTCGATCAGAACAACGATGCCGAAATCTCGCGTGTTGTGCAGGGCGTCGCGGCGGGCATTGGTTTCATCGGCGGCGGTGTGATTCTCAAGCTGGAAGCCGAGAAACGCGTGCGCGGCTTAACCACAGCGGCTTCCATCTGGCTGACATCGGCTGTGGGCGTTGCTGCCGGCGCAGGACATCTGGGCGCGGCGCTCGTAGCTCTTGTGTTTTCGCTTTTCGTTCTTACATTCGTGCTGCGTTGGGAAGATTATCTCGAAAGAAAGCAGCGCCAGAGGCAGTTGGTAATCGACCCTACTTCCCCAGAATCAAAACCATCACAAGAAGACGCATGA
- a CDS encoding serine hydrolase domain-containing protein: MNELSAIFAEASASRTFPGGTILLARGETIVAHQSFGTTAYDNTISRAVTLDTIYDIASLSKLFTASAFLIAAREQGIPLESPLARFFPEFASLEPISLLDLLRHTNGLQMHVQELCAVGPEEWPRRIADAGLVFSPGTSVRYTCTAYVLLGWIIEKLVGSSLEVWVQNRLIQPLGLKRTTYNAAQKLAPEEIAPTEIGESGEPWRGVVHDEASRALGGIAGNAGIFSTAEDLGTFAQMWLNNGVFNGREILHRDDVTRALTDAVQGEGFRQAIAWHLDVSSWMSAGAPRGTAGHLGFTGPSLFIVPETKHICIVLNNRVYPTRNGPARLRFHRRIAEWLFAHR, encoded by the coding sequence ATGAACGAACTTTCGGCCATTTTTGCAGAAGCCTCTGCGTCGCGCACCTTTCCCGGCGGAACCATCCTTCTGGCGCGTGGTGAAACAATCGTGGCGCATCAGTCGTTCGGCACAACGGCCTACGACAACACGATATCCCGCGCTGTCACGCTCGACACAATTTACGATATCGCTTCTCTTTCCAAGCTGTTCACCGCGTCCGCGTTTCTTATCGCTGCGCGTGAACAGGGCATCCCGTTGGAATCACCGCTTGCTCGCTTCTTTCCCGAATTTGCTTCGCTCGAACCGATCTCGCTACTCGATTTGTTGCGCCACACTAACGGCCTGCAAATGCACGTTCAGGAACTGTGTGCGGTTGGACCGGAAGAATGGCCTCGTCGCATTGCCGATGCGGGGCTTGTGTTTTCGCCCGGCACAAGTGTTCGCTACACCTGCACCGCGTATGTTCTTCTCGGCTGGATTATCGAGAAACTTGTCGGCAGTTCGCTCGAGGTGTGGGTTCAAAACCGGCTCATTCAACCGTTGGGTCTGAAACGAACAACTTATAACGCGGCGCAGAAGCTCGCGCCCGAAGAAATTGCGCCAACGGAAATTGGAGAGTCGGGTGAACCGTGGCGCGGCGTTGTCCACGACGAAGCCTCGCGCGCATTGGGTGGAATTGCCGGAAACGCTGGCATCTTCTCGACGGCAGAAGACTTGGGAACCTTTGCGCAAATGTGGCTGAATAATGGCGTTTTTAATGGGCGCGAAATCCTGCATCGCGACGACGTAACGCGCGCGCTCACCGACGCTGTGCAGGGCGAAGGCTTTCGCCAAGCAATTGCGTGGCATCTTGATGTCTCCAGTTGGATGAGCGCTGGGGCACCGCGCGGCACAGCAGGCCATCTCGGTTTTACCGGCCCCTCGCTTTTCATTGTTCCCGAAACGAAACACATCTGCATTGTGCTCAACAACCGCGTGTACCCAACGCGCAACGGCCCTGCGCGCTTGCGCTTTCATCGACGCATTGCGGAGTGGCTTTTTGCTCACCGTTGA
- a CDS encoding HEAT repeat domain-containing protein translates to MPSKTPETTETQEETKTKKATKEPKKKASAAESSDGAVPDEAEEKPAKPAKAPKAAKAPKVAKVDADAATETVESAASEPAEDKASDAVEAEVKTERPKIVQATPAQERLLEKYLKELDGKSETAQRPIVDEILKIGPAAIKSLARALNSGATFQVRMASATALGELRDERCVAPLVVALADTSLNVQRAAANALSLLGQPAVEPLLESLESPDDSVRRWASEVLGKLKQKKVAQVLIDQLPRETTEVQKAMIIALGELGSTKATQPLIGFLAAENIDLVRHAADSLGSLRDERAIPHLIVCLDSPSVDVRKAAADSLVKIGEAAVLPLTKALETPTHTVRRYVAEALGNLKDKRAIPALVHALDDDNVRVRRYAALALGQIGDAKAAKHLQSLLSDPIPDVRYAAVKAVAGIGGKASLDPLTTALTDRDWTVRLTAAQGLGQLADKGAVQALCARLRDDEWGVRYHVALALGDIGDTSAVIPLIKALNDPREDVRRGVIESLGRMGDKRAVPALERQRKIEAKNDDKLVAMVIDTVLPGLRRGRKVEARPEHRFLDRPVINNATIKPIAAIKSARTAMLQSAAAAAAQEEAEEERAGLEDAATAAKLAAKLGVDISADDVTVEVASDDEIDAVAAVVETTE, encoded by the coding sequence ATGCCTTCTAAGACCCCTGAAACTACCGAAACCCAAGAAGAAACAAAGACAAAGAAAGCCACCAAAGAGCCGAAGAAAAAAGCGTCTGCCGCCGAAAGTTCGGACGGCGCCGTCCCTGACGAAGCGGAAGAAAAACCGGCGAAACCGGCCAAGGCTCCCAAAGCTGCGAAGGCACCGAAAGTGGCCAAAGTTGACGCCGACGCTGCGACCGAGACGGTGGAATCCGCAGCCAGCGAACCTGCCGAAGACAAAGCAAGCGACGCGGTCGAAGCTGAAGTCAAAACGGAGCGCCCTAAAATTGTGCAGGCAACGCCCGCGCAAGAACGCTTGCTGGAGAAGTACCTCAAGGAACTCGACGGCAAAAGCGAAACGGCTCAGCGCCCGATTGTCGACGAGATTTTGAAAATCGGCCCCGCTGCGATTAAGAGTCTGGCGCGTGCGCTCAACTCCGGTGCGACCTTTCAGGTGCGCATGGCTTCGGCGACAGCGCTTGGCGAATTGCGCGACGAGCGCTGTGTCGCACCTCTGGTTGTCGCTCTCGCTGACACTTCGCTGAACGTGCAGCGCGCGGCAGCAAACGCGCTCTCGCTGTTGGGCCAACCAGCTGTTGAGCCTTTGCTGGAATCGCTCGAATCGCCCGACGATTCGGTTCGCCGCTGGGCCAGCGAGGTTTTGGGCAAGCTGAAGCAAAAGAAAGTTGCTCAGGTTCTGATCGACCAGCTTCCGCGCGAAACCACCGAAGTGCAAAAAGCGATGATTATCGCTCTCGGCGAATTGGGTTCGACCAAAGCGACACAGCCGCTCATCGGTTTCCTTGCGGCGGAGAACATTGATCTGGTGCGTCACGCCGCCGACTCGCTCGGTTCGCTGCGCGATGAACGCGCGATTCCACACCTCATCGTTTGTCTCGATTCGCCTTCGGTGGATGTGCGAAAAGCAGCCGCTGACAGTCTGGTGAAAATCGGCGAAGCGGCTGTGTTGCCGCTTACCAAAGCGCTCGAAACACCGACGCATACGGTTCGCCGTTATGTCGCCGAAGCACTGGGTAACTTGAAAGACAAGCGCGCGATTCCGGCGCTTGTTCATGCACTCGACGACGACAATGTGCGTGTGCGCCGTTACGCGGCGCTGGCGCTGGGACAAATCGGCGATGCGAAAGCCGCCAAGCATTTGCAAAGCCTCTTGAGCGACCCGATTCCCGACGTGCGTTACGCGGCGGTCAAAGCCGTTGCGGGGATTGGCGGCAAGGCGTCGCTCGACCCGTTGACAACGGCGCTCACCGACCGCGACTGGACAGTTCGTCTGACCGCTGCACAGGGCTTGGGTCAACTCGCTGACAAAGGTGCCGTGCAAGCGTTGTGTGCTCGCTTGCGCGACGATGAATGGGGCGTTCGCTACCATGTGGCCCTTGCGCTCGGCGACATTGGCGATACCTCGGCGGTTATACCGTTGATTAAAGCGCTCAACGACCCGCGCGAAGATGTGCGTCGCGGTGTTATCGAAAGCCTGGGCCGGATGGGCGATAAGCGTGCAGTTCCGGCGCTCGAACGCCAGCGTAAAATCGAAGCGAAGAACGACGACAAGCTCGTTGCGATGGTTATCGATACCGTCTTGCCGGGCTTGCGCCGTGGCCGCAAAGTCGAAGCGCGGCCCGAACATCGTTTCCTCGACCGTCCGGTTATCAACAATGCGACGATTAAGCCGATTGCAGCCATCAAATCGGCACGCACGGCGATGCTGCAAAGCGCTGCTGCTGCTGCGGCGCAGGAAGAAGCCGAAGAAGAACGCGCCGGTCTGGAAGACGCCGCGACGGCAGCCAAGCTCGCCGCGAAACTCGGCGTCGATATTTCGGCGGATGATGTCACCGTTGAAGTGGCGTCAGATGATGAAATCGATGCTGTTGCCGCAGTCGTTGAAACCACAGAGTAA
- a CDS encoding sugar phosphate isomerase/epimerase has translation MTQIPVAAQLYSVREECERDLMGTLEKVAKMGFDGVEFAGFHGHSAQDVRAKLDEVGLRVAGAHIQFSEFSDEAIDATIEYHRTIGNRFLIVPWVDTKTLQSKAAWLELAERINGIAEKVKPHGMRMGYHNHDFEFKNLPDTDELPWDIFFGATNQDVVMQFDTANALGAGAKASDFLRKYPNRATTVHLKEHSADGSAMLGEGDVPFREIMEICESTGGTQWYIIEHEKYPVPPMECIERDLRNFEKLR, from the coding sequence ATGACACAAATTCCGGTAGCAGCGCAGTTGTATTCGGTTCGCGAAGAATGCGAGCGCGATTTGATGGGAACTTTAGAAAAAGTCGCCAAAATGGGTTTCGACGGCGTCGAGTTCGCGGGCTTTCATGGTCACAGCGCGCAAGATGTGCGCGCGAAGTTGGACGAAGTCGGTTTGCGCGTTGCAGGCGCGCACATTCAGTTCAGCGAATTTTCCGATGAGGCCATCGACGCCACCATCGAATATCACCGCACCATTGGCAACAGGTTTCTTATCGTGCCATGGGTCGATACAAAAACTCTGCAATCGAAAGCCGCGTGGCTCGAATTGGCCGAGCGCATCAATGGCATCGCCGAGAAAGTGAAGCCACACGGCATGCGTATGGGTTATCACAACCACGATTTTGAATTCAAAAATTTGCCCGACACCGACGAACTGCCATGGGACATTTTCTTCGGCGCAACCAATCAAGACGTCGTGATGCAGTTCGACACCGCCAACGCTCTCGGCGCCGGCGCGAAAGCCAGCGACTTCCTGCGCAAATATCCGAACCGCGCGACGACGGTGCATTTGAAAGAACACTCTGCCGACGGCAGCGCGATGCTGGGCGAAGGCGATGTGCCGTTCCGCGAGATCATGGAAATTTGCGAAAGCACCGGAGGCACGCAATGGTACATCATCGAGCACGAGAAATACCCGGTTCCGCCAATGGAATGCATTGAGCGCGATTTGCGCAATTTTGAGAAATTGCGCTAA
- the smpB gene encoding SsrA-binding protein SmpB codes for MPSPNNPPKKNQEKSQTGDKTIALNRRGRYSYEIEESLEAGLELTGTEVKSARAGNVQIAEAYAKIEGTKARPEVWVHGLTIAPYTQGNVFNVDSRRKRRLLLHHEQILKMQSRVEQKGYTLVPLKFYFTRGLAKLELGIGKGRKTHDKRAVISERETKRDLQRQMKG; via the coding sequence ATGCCGTCACCGAATAATCCGCCGAAAAAAAATCAGGAAAAGTCACAGACCGGCGATAAAACGATTGCTCTCAATCGGCGCGGGCGCTATTCGTATGAAATCGAAGAATCGCTCGAAGCCGGTCTGGAACTGACGGGAACGGAAGTAAAAAGCGCGCGCGCGGGAAATGTGCAAATCGCCGAGGCTTACGCCAAAATCGAAGGCACGAAAGCGCGGCCCGAAGTCTGGGTTCATGGCCTGACTATAGCGCCTTATACGCAGGGCAACGTGTTTAACGTCGATTCGCGGCGCAAGCGGCGATTGCTCTTGCATCACGAACAAATTCTAAAGATGCAAAGTCGGGTTGAGCAGAAAGGTTACACGCTCGTGCCGCTAAAGTTTTACTTCACGCGCGGGTTGGCGAAACTGGAACTCGGGATTGGCAAAGGCCGCAAAACGCACGACAAGCGCGCTGTCATTTCCGAGCGCGAAACGAAACGCGATTTGCAGCGGCAAATGAAAGGTTAA
- a CDS encoding type IV pilus twitching motility protein PilT has protein sequence MAQIDQLIARMVQSHADRALLVSDKPMHIVVNGQDTPGQTISLSQLQSVIQEVTPGHLRSNLALDSNFHFPYQSPHGHFEIGVARAGQTLQISIRPAEDGAGAASPHQNGSARVSAVMPSADGHAQTASTGGTHSESAANAAVENQAHDAVSAPVTTRVRGTRKIQHLDELFHMMKEIEASDLHLSSDEVPMIRLHGMMRKLEEYEVSTHAVLYDKLMQIAPERNREQWDEEKDTDFAYDLEGIARFRCNFFADRKGIGAVFRLIPSEVLTVEQLKLSHAITDLCFLSKGLVVVTGPTGSGKSTTLAAMIDFINKNREDHLITIEDPIEFVHKNIKCLVNQREVHVHTEGFKRALRAALREDPDIVLVGEMRDLETIAIAIETAETGHLVFGTLHTTTAPSTVDRIIDQFPPEQQAQIRVMLSESLKGVIAQTLLRTKDGKRVAAHEILLVPSSVSNIIREGKTFQLPSMMQIGKKQGMVTMNDSILEHVISGRVDPMEGYVKSVDKLSLLSSYRANDIPIPPALENADAPDAIKH, from the coding sequence ATGGCCCAGATCGATCAATTGATTGCGCGCATGGTTCAAAGCCACGCCGACCGTGCCCTGCTCGTTTCGGACAAGCCGATGCACATCGTCGTGAACGGGCAGGATACGCCCGGACAAACGATTTCGCTGTCGCAACTCCAAAGCGTCATTCAAGAAGTCACACCGGGTCATCTGCGCTCTAACCTTGCGCTCGATTCAAACTTCCATTTCCCGTATCAATCGCCGCACGGACATTTTGAAATCGGCGTCGCGCGCGCCGGCCAAACGCTGCAAATCTCGATTCGCCCGGCAGAAGATGGCGCGGGTGCTGCAAGCCCGCACCAGAACGGCAGCGCGCGCGTTTCCGCCGTTATGCCCAGCGCCGACGGCCACGCGCAAACCGCATCGACGGGCGGCACCCACAGCGAAAGTGCCGCCAACGCCGCCGTTGAGAATCAGGCGCACGACGCAGTTTCGGCACCGGTTACAACCAGAGTACGCGGCACGCGAAAGATCCAGCATCTCGACGAACTGTTTCACATGATGAAGGAAATCGAAGCGTCCGACCTTCATCTTTCCTCCGATGAAGTGCCGATGATTCGCCTTCACGGCATGATGCGAAAGCTGGAAGAGTACGAGGTTTCGACGCACGCCGTTTTGTATGACAAGCTGATGCAAATCGCGCCCGAGCGCAACCGCGAACAATGGGACGAAGAAAAAGATACCGACTTCGCTTACGATCTCGAAGGCATTGCCCGCTTCCGCTGTAACTTCTTCGCAGATCGAAAAGGCATCGGAGCCGTATTCCGCTTGATTCCTTCCGAAGTGCTCACGGTAGAACAACTTAAATTGTCGCACGCGATTACCGATTTGTGCTTCTTGTCCAAAGGACTGGTCGTTGTCACCGGCCCAACCGGTTCCGGCAAGTCGACAACGTTGGCGGCGATGATCGACTTCATCAACAAGAACCGCGAAGACCACCTGATTACAATCGAAGACCCGATTGAATTCGTTCACAAGAACATCAAATGTCTAGTGAATCAACGCGAAGTTCACGTTCATACCGAAGGCTTCAAGCGAGCATTGCGCGCGGCCTTGCGTGAAGACCCGGACATCGTTCTGGTTGGCGAAATGCGCGACCTGGAAACAATTGCCATCGCCATTGAAACGGCGGAAACCGGTCACCTTGTTTTCGGCACGCTGCACACCACAACCGCACCTTCAACAGTTGATCGCATCATCGACCAGTTCCCGCCCGAACAGCAGGCGCAGATTCGCGTGATGCTTTCGGAAAGCTTGAAGGGCGTTATCGCGCAAACGCTTCTGCGCACCAAAGACGGCAAGCGCGTGGCGGCGCACGAAATTTTGCTGGTGCCATCGTCGGTTTCCAACATCATCCGCGAAGGCAAAACATTCCAGTTGCCCTCGATGATGCAAATCGGCAAAAAGCAGGGAATGGTGACGATGAACGACTCGATTCTGGAGCACGTTATTTCGGGCCGCGTCGATCCGATGGAAGGCTATGTCAAATCGGTCGATAAATTGAGCTTGCTCAGTTCCTACCGCGCTAACGACATTCCGATTCCACCGGCACTGGAGAATGCCGACGCGCCCGACGCGATCAAACATTAA
- a CDS encoding type IV pilus twitching motility protein PilT yields the protein MALDLEGLLRFASENKASDIFLKTNTPPTLRLNGSVRKLDAPPLENDDIESWARKMMTAEAWAHFQKHPDHDVSYVIPGVARFRVNIYRSMGGCAMCLRVVQLKIRGFEELGLPDAVADYTRHHDGLVLVTGATGSGKSTTLAAMIDLINSEKRGHIVTIEDPIEYVHPDKNCIISQREVGMDTQNFGDALRASLREAPDVILVGELRDTETMQICLQAAETGHLVFSTLHTASAAESLERILSMFEPHEKALVQQRLAKTMRGILSQKLLPTVDGKGRVCAIEILNVSPTVAQYLEEGRSGSIYTAIKEGALQWKMQTMNMAIDKYYKQGKITEEVALEHSGLRSELRQMLRRTEGGDNLGEYSTV from the coding sequence ATGGCTCTCGACCTCGAAGGTTTGCTCCGTTTCGCGTCGGAAAACAAAGCGTCCGACATCTTTCTGAAAACCAACACGCCGCCGACGCTGCGACTCAATGGCAGCGTTCGCAAGCTCGATGCGCCGCCGCTTGAAAACGACGACATCGAAAGCTGGGCACGTAAGATGATGACCGCCGAAGCGTGGGCGCATTTTCAAAAGCATCCCGACCACGACGTTTCTTATGTGATTCCGGGTGTTGCGCGCTTCCGCGTCAACATTTATCGTTCGATGGGCGGCTGCGCGATGTGCCTGCGCGTCGTGCAACTGAAGATTCGCGGCTTTGAAGAACTCGGCTTGCCCGACGCTGTCGCCGATTACACGCGCCATCACGATGGGCTTGTGCTGGTGACAGGCGCGACAGGTTCGGGCAAATCGACAACGCTCGCCGCGATGATTGACTTAATCAACTCCGAAAAGCGCGGCCACATCGTCACGATTGAAGACCCGATTGAATACGTACATCCCGATAAGAACTGCATTATTTCACAGCGAGAAGTCGGCATGGACACGCAGAATTTCGGCGACGCCTTGCGCGCCAGCTTGCGCGAAGCGCCCGACGTAATTCTCGTGGGCGAGTTGCGCGACACCGAAACCATGCAGATTTGTTTGCAGGCTGCGGAAACCGGTCACCTTGTTTTCTCGACGCTGCACACGGCTTCGGCGGCAGAAAGCCTCGAACGCATTTTGTCGATGTTCGAGCCACACGAAAAAGCACTCGTGCAGCAGCGCCTTGCCAAAACGATGCGCGGCATTCTGTCGCAGAAGTTGTTGCCGACCGTCGATGGCAAAGGCCGCGTTTGCGCCATCGAGATTCTCAACGTCAGCCCAACGGTGGCGCAGTATCTCGAAGAAGGCCGCAGCGGTTCGATTTATACCGCCATCAAAGAAGGCGCGCTGCAATGGAAAATGCAGACGATGAACATGGCAATCGACAAGTATTACAAGCAGGGAAAAATCACCGAGGAAGTCGCGTTAGAGCATTCAGGACTTCGCAGTGAACTGCGTCAAATGCTGCGCCGCACGGAAGGCGGAGACAATTTGGGCGAATACTCAACCGTTTAA
- a CDS encoding DUF58 domain-containing protein: MITQRAVIIGLVGGCFYLITIVNSLPSYFYVLTWLAASVLASCFGLALLSLQGLGCRWHVERKSAVEDAEGEKNEGHIATGPMIGIELTNTGTLNKTGLVLEVHLRSASDSAAADIVRRFLVEALPSRGHIISEVTIPNLVRGRYFVRDVRVVGSDVLGLFRASKRVKLPRDMAADASLAARSELLVAARRTKREIEERLAAAEHGTAELNKSRRKDSSDEPRHAEVLVGPATVSFGRNGTGVSREAAGGETAASDLTGRGDELRGTRPYVAGDDLRSVHWKSTARLGQLVVREFDRTTRAENVVIWDGGVAFEDSGLSGAQKMVRRLSGKTGRRRKRRAARRSVQRVTALEQGLRFTASLCRALAESGKPCALLRLDSEPLWIPAPRRAMNLAIGQFGDALAIADANRTSSLTDALAVFLRHVPPGSDVWLVTALRRAETNGQANNELRRAVHALRRLGTNVTIVHVQNVDVNEVNLEFGSRSVTLHVTPDDFAAPDGSTQNERADNLQPLREALVASLDARPVSMMTNRSRAA, translated from the coding sequence ATGATTACGCAACGCGCGGTCATCATTGGCCTGGTTGGAGGCTGCTTTTACCTCATCACCATTGTCAATTCGCTTCCAAGCTACTTCTATGTCTTGACGTGGTTGGCGGCGAGCGTCCTTGCGTCGTGTTTCGGTCTGGCGTTGCTTTCGTTGCAAGGCTTGGGCTGTCGCTGGCACGTCGAGCGCAAAAGTGCCGTCGAAGATGCAGAGGGCGAAAAGAATGAGGGCCACATTGCCACCGGCCCGATGATCGGCATCGAACTCACCAACACCGGAACTCTCAACAAGACAGGCCTTGTCCTCGAAGTGCATTTGCGCTCTGCCAGCGACAGCGCGGCTGCCGACATTGTGCGTCGGTTTCTCGTCGAGGCCTTGCCATCGCGCGGTCATATTATCAGTGAAGTCACAATTCCCAATCTGGTTCGGGGCCGTTATTTTGTGCGCGATGTGCGGGTCGTCGGATCGGATGTCTTGGGTTTGTTTCGTGCGTCCAAGCGGGTAAAGTTGCCGCGCGACATGGCCGCTGACGCCAGTCTCGCCGCTCGCAGCGAGTTGTTGGTGGCAGCGCGGCGCACCAAACGCGAAATCGAGGAGCGCCTGGCTGCCGCCGAACACGGAACCGCCGAACTCAATAAGTCGCGGCGCAAGGATTCGTCCGATGAGCCGCGCCATGCCGAGGTCCTAGTTGGGCCGGCGACTGTGAGTTTCGGGCGCAATGGAACGGGTGTTTCGCGCGAAGCGGCGGGCGGCGAAACGGCAGCCTCCGACTTAACCGGACGCGGCGACGAGTTACGCGGCACGCGGCCCTATGTTGCCGGCGACGATTTGCGCTCGGTGCATTGGAAATCGACGGCACGATTAGGCCAGCTTGTCGTGCGCGAATTCGACCGTACCACGCGGGCCGAAAATGTGGTGATTTGGGACGGCGGCGTCGCTTTCGAGGATAGCGGACTCTCGGGTGCGCAGAAAATGGTGCGCCGATTGAGCGGTAAAACTGGCAGGCGGCGAAAGCGGCGCGCTGCACGCCGCAGCGTGCAGCGAGTGACGGCGTTAGAGCAGGGGCTGCGTTTTACCGCATCTCTGTGCCGCGCGCTGGCCGAAAGCGGCAAGCCGTGTGCGCTTTTGCGCCTCGACTCGGAACCGCTGTGGATTCCTGCACCGCGCCGCGCTATGAACCTCGCGATTGGCCAATTCGGGGATGCGCTTGCGATTGCTGATGCCAATCGCACCAGTTCGCTGACTGATGCTCTCGCGGTATTTCTGCGTCACGTGCCGCCGGGTTCAGATGTCTGGCTGGTCACGGCACTGCGACGCGCCGAAACCAATGGCCAAGCCAACAACGAACTGCGCCGAGCTGTTCATGCGCTGCGCCGGCTCGGGACGAACGTCACGATTGTGCATGTGCAGAATGTCGATGTAAACGAAGTCAATTTGGAGTTTGGGAGCCGCTCGGTGACGCTGCATGTTACACCCGACGATTTCGCCGCGCCGGATGGCTCGACGCAAAACGAACGCGCCGATAACTTGCAGCCGCTGCGCGAAGCGCTGGTTGCGTCACTCGATGCGCGTCCTGTTTCGATGATGACAAATCGTTCGCGCGCTGCGTAG